The following proteins are encoded in a genomic region of Dioscorea cayenensis subsp. rotundata cultivar TDr96_F1 chromosome 8, TDr96_F1_v2_PseudoChromosome.rev07_lg8_w22 25.fasta, whole genome shotgun sequence:
- the LOC120267786 gene encoding jacalin-related lectin 19-like, which produces MDGMRLGEDLESYFILRCRGNREKNKGNEWSDGMGGQVKQICIWYDDLIYGIQVSYERNGNIFHSPRHGGNEGNFEQILLNEPITCVRGHYGSWTWTDDNFPYVENAPYVNTVLIKSLTFETGKATHGPFGKEIGIPFRFKMATGCAGFHGRSSSDKDHGVLLAVGIYVRSSTIKPTSDVFSHIIAPVPSVIHANEDNE; this is translated from the exons ATG GATGGTATGAGACTAGGTGAAGATTTGGAGAGTTATTTCATTTTGAGGTGCAGAGgaaacagagaaaaaaataagggaAACGAATGGAGTGATGGAATGGGAGGACAGGTGAAACAAATTTGCATTTGGTATGATGATTTGATCTATGGTATTCAAGTCTCATATGAGAGAAATGggaatatttttcattcacCAAGGCATGGTGGCAATGAAGGAAATTTTGAACAG ATACTTTTGAATGAGCCAATCACTTGTGTGAGGGGACATTATGGATCATGGACGTGGACGGATGATAATTTTCCCTATGTAGAGAATGCACCCTATGTCAACACTGTACTGATCAAATCACTTACCTTTGAAACCGGTAAAGCCACACATGGACCATTTGGGAAAGAAATCGGCATCCCCTTTAGGTTCAAGATGGCTACCGGGTGTGCCGGATTCCATGGCCGGTCATCTTCCGATAAGGATCATGGTGTGCTCCTGGCTGTTGGCATCTATGTTAGAAGTTCCACCATTAAACCAACCTCAGATGTTTTTTCTCACATAATTGCACCGGTTCCTTCCGTAATCCATGCAAACGAAGACAATGAATGA